One Xenopus tropicalis strain Nigerian chromosome 8, UCB_Xtro_10.0, whole genome shotgun sequence genomic window carries:
- the LOC100497665 gene encoding alpha-1,4-N-acetylglucosaminyltransferase has product MATKVNIFAILLCLALIVFVYEINETETVVKYIPFFFYPTNFTLDDVLSPGNGIFFIETTDRMDPPSLVLCAVESAARINPDRPVAFFMKGLPDINSAEGQNRARNSFPTLAPYNNIYFFPLRMELLLSDTPLLPWYQKVNPEKEVHWTHVSSDASRLALMYKYGGLYMDIDVISLRPVPVENFLVAESSQISSNGVFGFDSHRDFTWTCMEDFVKNYNGAIRGHQGPALFTRVFKQFYCDIPPFKGDEDLKCGNISFLNPRRFYPIDWMKFFDIWKAIPAFNKSYALHLFNSAHRYKRRVMVPGSNTLVEHLYIQNCPLTYQAVLEKRNTHLTNVL; this is encoded by the exons ATGGCcacaaaagtaaatatatttgcaattttACTGTGTCTGGCCCTTATTGTCTTTGTCTATGAGATCAATGAAACGGAGACGGTTGTCAAGTACATACCGTTTTTTTTCTACCCTACAAACTTCACTCTCGACGACGTCTTATCCCCGGGAAATGGCATTTTCTTTATAGAGACCACAGACCGGATGGACCCCCCCTCCCTAGTGCTCTGTGCGGTTGAGTCGGCAGCCCGTATTAACCCCGACAGGCCCGTGGCTTTCTTCATGAAGGGGTTACCTGATATAAACTCAGCAGAAGGACAAAACCGAGCAAGAAACAGTTTTCCAACCCTTGCACCTTATAACAATATCTACTTTTTCCCTCTCCGGATGGAGCTTTTGCTTAGCGATACACCCCTCCTGCCTTGGTATCAGAAG GTTAATCCTGAGAAAGAAGTTCACTGGACCCACGTCAGCTCAGATGCCTCCAGGTTGGCTCTGATGTATAAATATGGTGGCCTTTATATGGACATTGATGTTATATCATTACGGCCTGTTCCAGTAGAAAACTTCCTAGTAGCCGAGAGCTCTCAGATCTCCAGCAATGGCGTCTTTGGCTTTGACTCTCATAGAGACTTCACTTGGACATGCATGGAAGACTTTGTCAAGAATTATAATGGAGCAATTAGGGGGCATCAAGGACCAGCCCTCTTCACTAGAGTCTTTAAGCAATTTTATTGTGATATTCCTCCATTCAAGGGCGACGAAGATCTCAAGTGTGGAAACATCTCGTTCTTAAACCCTCGACGATTCTATCCGATAGACTGGATGAAGTTCTTTGATATATGGAAAGCTATTCCAGCTTTCAACAAGTCTTACGCTTTACATCTGTTTAATTCTGCTCATCGTTATAAGCGTAGGGTAATGGTTCCAGGAAGCAACACGTTGGTGGAACATCTTTACATTCAGAATTGTCCTCTTACTTATCAAGCTGTTTTGGAGAAAAGAAATACCCACCTTACCAACGTGCTATAA